The following proteins come from a genomic window of Acanthopagrus latus isolate v.2019 chromosome 5, fAcaLat1.1, whole genome shotgun sequence:
- the cds2 gene encoding phosphatidate cytidylyltransferase 2 — MTELRHRAAKDTDPTLQQQPSEDKGSDSELKVEKDGVSDSESKVDSGVPEVPVPPDDTPEVLNKALSGLSSRWKNWWVRGILTLAMISFFFFIIYLGPMVLMMIVLCVQIKCFHEIITIGYSVYHSYHLPWFRTLSWYFLLCVNYFFYGETVTDYFFTLVQREEPLRILSKYHRFISFALYLTGFCMFVLSLVKKHYRLQFYMFGWTHVTLLIVVTQSHLIIHNLFEGMIWFIVPISCVICNDIMAYMFGFFFGRTPLIKLSPKKTWEGFIGGFFATIVFGILLSYVMAGVRYFVCPVEFNNDSNSFQVDCEPSDLFQLQDYALPSILESVTGWTTVRLYPFQIHSIALSTFASIVGPFGGFFASGFKRAFKIKDFANTIPGHGGIMDRFDCQYLMATFVNVYIASFIRGPNPTKVIQQLLALRVDQQLHIFNSLKAHLTEKGLLPALEEAAA; from the exons ATGACAGAGCTGAGGCACCGTGCAGCCAAAGACACCGACCCGACGTTACAGCAGCAGCCGTCAGAGGACAAG GGTTCAGACAGTGAGCTGAAGGTGGAAAAAGATGGGGTGTCAGACAGCGAGTCCAAGGTGGATTCAGGGGTCCCAGAGGTGCCGGTTCCTCCTGATGACACCCCAGAGGTTCTCAACAAGGCCCTATCTGGACTCTCCTCAAG aTGGAAGAACTGGTGGGTACGAGGCATCCTTACACTCGCCATgatctcctttttcttcttcatcatctacCTGGGCCCCATGGTGCTTATGATGATT GTCCTCTGTGTTCAGATTAAGTGCTTCCATGAAATCATCACCATCGGGTACAGTGTGTATCACTCCTACCACCTGCCCTGGTTCAGGACATTGAGCTG GTacttcctgctgtgtgtgaacTACTTCTTCTATGGTGAGACGGTGACGGATTACTTCTTCACGCTGGTGCAAAGGGAGGAGCCGCTCCGCATCCTCAGCAAATACCACCGCTTTATCTCCTTTGCCCTCTACCTCACAG GTTTCTGCATGTTCGTGCTGAGCCTAGTGAAGAAACACTACCGCCTTCAGTTCTACATG TTTGGCTGGACACATGTGACTCTGCTGATTGTCGTGACTCAATCTCACCTTATCATTCACAACCTGTTTGAAGGGATGATCTG GTTCATTGTGCCAATATCCTGTGTGATCTGTAACGACATTATGGCCTACATGTTTGGTTTCTTCTTTGGCCGCACTCCTCTCATCAAG CTGTCACCTAAGAAGACGTGGGAGGGATTCATCGGTGGCTTCTTTGCCACCATTGTGTTTGGCATCCTG ctctcctATGTGATGGCTGGCGTCCGCTACTTTGTGTGTCCGGTGGAATTCAACAACGACTCCAATAGTTTCCAGGTGGACTGTGAGCCCTCTGACCTTTTCCAGCTGCAGGACTACGCCCTACCCAGCATCCTGGAGTCTGTCACTGGATGG ACCACAGTGCGCCTCTATCCATTCCAGATCCACAGCATCGCTCTCTCCACCTTTGCCTCCATTGTGGGACCTTTTGGTGGCTTCTTTGCCAGCGGCTTCAAGAGAGCCTTCAAGATCAAG GATTTTGCCAACACTATCCCGGGTCATGGAGGCATTATGGATAGGTTTGACTGTCAGTACCTCATGGCCACATTTGTTAATGTCTACATTGCCAGCTTCATCAG ggGTCCCAACCCCACCAAGGtcatccagcagctcctggCCCTCCGCGTAGACCAGCAGCTCCACATCTTCAACTCCCTGAAGGCTCACCTGACAGAGAAGGGCCTGCTGCCTGCGCTGGAAGAGGCCGCCGCCTAG